A single window of Candidatus Dadabacteria bacterium DNA harbors:
- the tsf gene encoding translation elongation factor Ts gives MAEIKAKMVKELREKTGAPFLDCKNALVETDGDFEKASEVLRIKGVAKASKKTTRKTDQGIISSYVHAGGKIGVMLEVNCETDFVARNDEFQNLCREVAMQIAANNPTYVRKEEVSEEEVENERRILKAEAMESGKPENIAEKMVAGRINKFFEEICLLEQPYIRDPKMKVMDLVNNLIAKIGENIVVKRFVRYQLGE, from the coding sequence ATGGCTGAAATCAAGGCAAAAATGGTAAAGGAGTTGAGAGAAAAAACAGGAGCTCCTTTTCTTGACTGCAAGAACGCGCTTGTGGAAACCGACGGGGACTTCGAAAAAGCTTCCGAGGTCCTGAGAATAAAGGGTGTCGCGAAAGCTTCTAAGAAAACTACCAGAAAAACCGACCAAGGAATCATATCCTCATACGTTCACGCAGGTGGCAAGATCGGCGTAATGCTCGAAGTTAACTGCGAAACGGATTTTGTGGCCAGAAACGACGAGTTTCAGAACCTCTGCAGGGAAGTCGCCATGCAGATAGCGGCAAACAATCCGACTTATGTAAGAAAGGAAGAGGTTTCGGAAGAAGAAGTAGAAAATGAAAGGCGGATTCTCAAGGCAGAAGCTATGGAATCGGGAAAACCCGAGAATATAGCGGAAAAAATGGTTGCGGGAAGAATAAACAAGTTTTTCGAGGAGATATGCCTTCTTGAGCAACCCTACATAAGAGATCCCAAGATGAAAGTCATGGACCTTGTAAACAACCTGATAGCCAAAATCGGCGAAAACATAGTTGTAAAAAGGTTCGTAAGATACCAGCTGGGCGAATGA
- the frr gene encoding ribosome recycling factor — MSEELSVEELYIDAEDRMDKTVSVFDQELSRIRTGRASAALVDTMRVSYFGAQTPINQLANVSVPDSSTILIQAWDPGAVEEIQKAIAQSELGITPSVDGNTIRLTIPPLTEQRRKELVRHTGKVAEEHRVSVRQIRKDANNLIKKAGKTENLPEDEIKKALSEIQQLTDERISRLNALLEKKEKEILEI, encoded by the coding sequence ATGAGTGAAGAACTGTCTGTTGAAGAACTTTATATTGACGCCGAAGACAGGATGGACAAGACAGTAAGCGTTTTCGATCAGGAACTCTCCAGAATAAGAACCGGCAGGGCGTCAGCAGCTCTTGTCGACACGATGAGAGTTTCCTACTTCGGTGCCCAGACACCTATTAACCAACTCGCCAACGTTTCGGTGCCCGATAGTTCGACCATACTTATACAGGCTTGGGACCCGGGTGCGGTCGAGGAAATCCAAAAGGCAATCGCGCAGTCCGAACTCGGAATAACTCCGTCGGTCGACGGAAACACGATAAGGCTTACTATACCGCCGCTGACGGAGCAGAGAAGAAAGGAACTCGTCAGGCACACGGGAAAAGTCGCCGAAGAACACAGGGTGTCCGTAAGGCAGATAAGAAAAGATGCGAACAACCTCATAAAGAAAGCCGGGAAAACAGAGAACCTTCCAGAAGATGAAATAAAAAAAGCCCTCTCCGAAATACAGCAACTGACAGATGAGAGAATAAGCAGGCTAAACGCCCTGCTTGAAAAGAAAGAAAAAGAAATACTGGAAATCTGA
- a CDS encoding non-ribosomal peptide synthase, producing MNESQGIADLDLRTIAALSGMPKIKNLVNPKNPTEMSERVIVTFKPLPKNYPDTGISAYRERLRNSLLSNGANVISWEDATTEDASYGMFSKLMGLKSVRRKVNAVIDVKKKLSPLRWLLSKVAENIYRIVRKDSLSVSSILKISGWADDFTVGYLQDPYNTQVITIMSLDPEFENEDTTYERKISLGLKNLINNMSEIVIGVSRRNFAIINMNLSDSIYAHDQLDDFVLYSLIPKIYAPIKPPVLTRFSVSEYDPQEFEYAKKLSTLGADLKSTDLFPAGSKFIDAIKRLSHRDVANKILDGRTGVSYGFIALAEPPGYDGDKYIDENMWNSLQEIPNYNPDEVRAASNDRWYVRTLLADETVYQQVPDIWIVTSRSGCDKTNLNPDSDIVRIGLLKGKLHLQIPRGVDLGRRDIRPSFDTYVILSQALSSALYAPSLIEKEMSILHFHGYPDPCWFRGSEHHAGARNPSLPCGTVEAALLNYSAVYETATQNGSDIKLLCLVESDHGVNVLGPDREYLVQRLLAGSSEGHILLGGKYLPMLKRQSVASQ from the coding sequence ATGAATGAAAGTCAAGGAATTGCGGATTTAGATCTGCGGACCATAGCGGCGCTTTCCGGAATGCCGAAGATAAAGAACCTGGTTAACCCTAAAAATCCGACTGAGATGTCGGAGCGGGTTATCGTAACCTTCAAGCCGCTTCCGAAAAATTACCCGGACACCGGGATAAGCGCTTACAGGGAAAGGCTCAGAAACTCGCTTCTGAGCAACGGGGCAAACGTAATTTCCTGGGAAGACGCAACCACCGAGGACGCATCTTACGGAATGTTTTCCAAGCTCATGGGACTTAAGTCTGTTAGGAGGAAGGTAAACGCCGTAATAGATGTTAAAAAGAAACTTTCCCCGCTCAGGTGGCTTCTGAGCAAGGTAGCCGAGAACATCTACAGGATTGTCAGGAAGGACAGCCTTTCGGTCAGCAGCATACTGAAGATAAGCGGATGGGCGGACGATTTCACCGTTGGCTATCTCCAGGATCCCTATAACACCCAGGTTATCACGATAATGTCCCTTGACCCGGAGTTTGAGAATGAGGATACGACCTATGAAAGAAAAATTTCCTTGGGCCTGAAAAACCTGATAAACAACATGTCGGAGATCGTTATAGGTGTTTCGCGCAGGAATTTCGCGATAATAAACATGAATCTCTCCGATTCCATATACGCCCATGATCAGCTTGATGATTTCGTGCTCTATTCGCTTATTCCGAAGATATACGCTCCTATAAAGCCACCTGTTCTGACGCGTTTTTCCGTAAGCGAGTACGACCCGCAGGAATTTGAATACGCCAAGAAGCTGTCTACCTTGGGTGCTGACCTCAAAAGCACCGATCTTTTTCCTGCGGGGTCGAAGTTTATAGATGCGATAAAGCGCCTGTCGCACAGGGATGTGGCGAACAAAATACTTGACGGGAGAACCGGGGTTTCGTACGGTTTCATAGCGCTTGCCGAGCCTCCTGGATACGATGGGGATAAATATATCGATGAGAATATGTGGAATTCCCTGCAGGAGATTCCGAATTACAATCCCGACGAGGTAAGAGCGGCTTCGAACGACAGATGGTATGTTAGAACCCTTCTCGCTGATGAGACGGTGTATCAGCAGGTTCCGGACATATGGATTGTCACTTCAAGGTCAGGATGCGATAAGACAAACTTGAATCCGGATTCGGATATAGTCAGAATTGGCCTTTTGAAGGGAAAGCTTCATCTTCAGATACCCAGAGGAGTCGACTTGGGGAGAAGAGATATAAGGCCGTCTTTTGATACTTACGTTATACTCTCTCAGGCACTCTCTTCCGCTCTTTACGCCCCTTCTCTGATTGAGAAGGAAATGTCGATTCTGCATTTCCACGGCTACCCTGACCCATGCTGGTTCCGGGGAAGTGAACACCACGCCGGAGCCCGGAATCCATCTCTTCCCTGCGGTACCGTGGAAGCTGCTCTTCTCAACTATTCTGCGGTTTACGAGACCGCAACCCAAAATGGCAGCGACATAAAGCTTCTGTGCCTTGTCGAGTCAGACCACGGGGTTAACGTTCTCGGGCCTGACAGAGAATATCTCGTGCAAAGGCTTCTTGCCGGTTCAAGCGAGGGTCATATACTCCTTGGCGGGAAATATCTTCCCATGCTTAAGCGGCAAAGCGTCGCATCGCAATAG
- a CDS encoding diacylglycerol kinase family lipid kinase codes for MKYLVIANPKAGTKPPGPTLEQIRSAFEAKEIICEVRLTQFPGHAAEIATEGLGEGFTHMISLGGDGTSSEIVSSIHGTEAVLGIVPGGSGNDFSKAAGIPLNTRAAVDNIFSGRTRKADVAFVDEKCFINGFGVGMDGAVAHDFGDLGLRRFGSFGYVVGAVIEAFRFQGFFSEMDGEVDVAGERLLLFGASNGPFQGGKFNLAPGADIFDGYLDIHIISDMSSLGRLFKIQKVLEGRHEGLREVSIVRAKQLRFETFTDLPAHMDGETFLLRSGKHDIRIEEQGVNIIVPA; via the coding sequence ATGAAATACCTTGTAATAGCAAATCCCAAGGCGGGTACAAAACCGCCTGGGCCAACACTTGAACAGATCCGTAGTGCTTTTGAAGCAAAAGAAATTATTTGCGAGGTGAGGTTGACGCAGTTCCCCGGGCACGCCGCGGAGATCGCCACGGAAGGGCTTGGTGAAGGCTTTACCCACATGATTTCTCTTGGAGGAGACGGTACGTCAAGTGAGATCGTAAGTTCGATTCACGGAACCGAAGCTGTTTTGGGAATAGTTCCGGGAGGCAGCGGGAACGATTTCTCGAAGGCAGCCGGTATTCCCCTTAATACGCGCGCGGCGGTGGACAATATTTTTTCTGGCCGAACGAGAAAAGCTGATGTGGCTTTTGTTGACGAAAAATGCTTTATAAACGGTTTCGGGGTAGGGATGGACGGGGCCGTAGCGCACGATTTCGGGGATCTGGGCCTCAGGCGTTTCGGTTCCTTCGGTTACGTTGTTGGAGCGGTGATCGAGGCGTTTCGGTTCCAGGGTTTTTTCTCCGAGATGGATGGAGAAGTCGATGTCGCGGGCGAAAGACTGCTTCTCTTCGGCGCTTCAAACGGCCCTTTTCAGGGTGGAAAGTTCAACCTAGCTCCTGGTGCTGACATATTCGACGGATATCTCGACATCCATATAATAAGCGACATGAGTTCTCTGGGAAGGCTTTTTAAGATACAAAAGGTGCTTGAGGGCCGCCATGAGGGACTTCGAGAGGTCAGTATAGTAAGGGCAAAGCAGTTGCGGTTTGAAACCTTTACCGATCTTCCGGCTCACATGGACGGGGAGACATTTCTTCTTCGTTCCGGAAAACATGATATACGGATTGAGGAGCAGGGAGTAAACATTATAGTTCCCGCATAG
- a CDS encoding YhdH/YhfP family quinone oxidoreductase, protein MSSDDFKAMVVSRDEDEKFTREITTRKLDSLLDGEVLLNVKYSSLNYKDALSAIGNRGVTRNYPHTPGVDAAGVVERSESAEFESGDKVIVHGYDLGMDTSGGFGQYVRVPADWVVNLPAGLDLKESMMYGTAGFTAAQSVLRIVEGGVSPEDGKILVTGATGGVGSMAVAILGKAGYSVTASTGKAGQKQFLEDLGAEEVIGREDLTDPSGRLLLKGQWAGVVDTVGGEILATAIKSTRQRGVVTTCGNVASHELNTNVYPFILRGVTLAGIDSASCPMGRRRLVWEKISGEWKIDILERICRTVSLEDLDPEIDVILKGGQVGRVVVDLWN, encoded by the coding sequence ATGAGTTCTGATGATTTCAAGGCGATGGTTGTAAGCAGGGATGAAGATGAAAAATTCACGAGGGAAATCACGACCAGAAAACTAGACAGTCTCCTGGACGGGGAGGTGCTCCTAAACGTAAAATATTCATCTCTCAACTACAAGGATGCTCTCTCAGCCATAGGAAACAGGGGCGTTACCAGGAATTATCCCCATACGCCCGGCGTTGACGCCGCCGGTGTAGTCGAGCGTTCAGAAAGTGCAGAGTTTGAATCTGGAGACAAGGTTATAGTGCATGGCTACGACTTGGGAATGGATACCTCCGGAGGATTTGGACAATACGTGAGGGTTCCGGCTGATTGGGTGGTTAACCTGCCTGCGGGTCTTGATCTAAAAGAGTCGATGATGTACGGGACCGCGGGTTTTACGGCGGCACAGTCAGTGTTAAGAATCGTGGAGGGCGGAGTAAGCCCTGAAGATGGAAAGATTCTCGTAACCGGGGCGACGGGAGGGGTAGGCAGCATGGCCGTCGCTATTCTCGGAAAAGCCGGTTACAGCGTGACGGCTTCGACGGGAAAAGCGGGGCAGAAACAGTTTCTGGAGGACTTGGGAGCAGAGGAAGTAATCGGGAGAGAGGATTTAACTGACCCTTCGGGCAGGCTGCTGCTTAAGGGGCAGTGGGCCGGGGTGGTTGATACCGTGGGCGGAGAGATACTTGCCACCGCTATTAAGTCCACGAGACAAAGAGGAGTTGTGACTACGTGCGGCAATGTGGCTTCCCATGAACTCAACACGAATGTCTATCCATTCATATTGAGGGGAGTTACGCTTGCGGGCATAGATTCTGCAAGCTGCCCGATGGGAAGAAGGCGGCTTGTATGGGAAAAGATATCCGGCGAGTGGAAGATCGATATTCTTGAGCGGATCTGCAGAACAGTCTCCCTCGAAGATCTTGACCCTGAAATAGACGTTATACTTAAGGGCGGCCAGGTTGGAAGAGTGGTAGTTGATCTCTGGAATTAG
- the pyrH gene encoding UMP kinase, with protein MGSSEKTIPKYKRVLLKLSGEALQGPGQFGISSDVIEYVSEEIKTIYSLGVETGIVIGGGNIFRGVSSSSKGMDRSTADYMGMLATVINALALQDFLERKGMSTRVQTALEIKQVAEPFIKRRAIRHLEKGRIVIFASGTGNPFFTTDTAATLRALQMGADIIMKATKVDGIYDKDPVKNKDASKFTELTYMEILKKGLKVMDATSISLCMEGNIPIVVFDLFEKGNIEKVIRGEKVGTIVKSGTEQ; from the coding sequence ATGGGATCTTCTGAAAAAACCATCCCGAAATATAAAAGAGTACTGCTGAAACTCAGCGGAGAAGCTCTTCAGGGTCCCGGTCAGTTTGGTATCAGTTCCGACGTAATTGAATACGTCTCCGAAGAAATAAAAACCATCTACTCACTCGGAGTAGAAACGGGCATAGTCATAGGTGGAGGAAATATCTTCAGAGGTGTTTCCAGTTCTTCAAAGGGAATGGACCGTTCCACGGCCGACTACATGGGAATGCTCGCAACCGTGATAAACGCGCTTGCCCTGCAGGATTTTCTTGAAAGAAAAGGGATGTCAACGCGGGTACAGACCGCGCTTGAAATAAAACAGGTTGCCGAACCCTTTATCAAAAGAAGGGCCATACGCCATCTTGAAAAGGGAAGAATAGTCATATTCGCCTCGGGAACAGGCAATCCGTTTTTTACGACCGACACGGCCGCAACCTTAAGAGCGCTGCAGATGGGAGCGGACATCATAATGAAGGCGACTAAAGTTGACGGCATTTATGACAAGGATCCTGTTAAAAACAAAGATGCTTCGAAGTTCACCGAGCTCACATACATGGAAATTCTGAAGAAAGGGTTAAAAGTTATGGATGCAACCTCAATCTCTCTTTGCATGGAAGGGAATATTCCCATAGTAGTGTTCGATCTTTTTGAGAAAGGCAACATAGAGAAAGTTATAAGAGGAGAGAAAGTAGGTACTATTGTAAAGAGCGGTACGGAACAATGA
- a CDS encoding DUF4399 domain-containing protein, producing MSWNIAFAEEYFSESPPGAKVYIISPKDGEVVSKTFTVRFGLVNMGVAPAGVKVPNTGHHHLLVDLENLPDMEKPLAFSENVRHFGGGQTETEITLAPGKHTLRLLLGNYLHIPHKPPVLSEKITVTVKDQ from the coding sequence ATGTCATGGAATATAGCTTTTGCGGAAGAGTATTTTTCCGAATCTCCTCCGGGCGCCAAGGTGTACATCATTTCTCCGAAAGACGGAGAAGTTGTCAGCAAGACCTTCACCGTGAGATTTGGGCTTGTGAACATGGGGGTCGCTCCGGCCGGGGTCAAGGTTCCAAATACCGGGCATCATCATCTGTTAGTTGATCTTGAAAATCTGCCGGACATGGAAAAACCTCTTGCCTTCAGCGAGAACGTAAGGCACTTCGGAGGCGGACAGACGGAAACGGAGATAACCCTTGCTCCCGGGAAGCATACACTGCGTTTGCTGCTGGGTAATTATTTGCACATACCTCATAAACCTCCCGTGCTTTCAGAGAAAATAACTGTTACAGTGAAAGATCAGTGA
- a CDS encoding NAD(P)-dependent oxidoreductase encodes MNEISSEQSSIGWIGTGIMGAPMCGHLVRAGYRVFVFNRTKEKAGELLSEGATWCDSPAEVVRQADVIFTIVGYPDDVREVYFGRDGLLIEPEPGRIFVDMTTTEPTLAIEIYEKALGFGCSSLDSPVSGGDVGAVKGELSIMVGGDEEVFDSVKPLLGLLGKNIVHQGKAGSGQHAKMCNQITVAGVMIGICENLVYCQKAGLDPRTMLRSVGSGAASSWLLNNLGPRIMDRDFDPGFFVEHFIKDMEIALGESQRMGIDLPGLALVKSLYERASELGHGRLGTQALLLALKDLCGDENRN; translated from the coding sequence ATGAATGAAATAAGTTCCGAGCAAAGTTCGATAGGGTGGATAGGAACGGGGATCATGGGTGCGCCCATGTGCGGACATCTCGTTCGTGCCGGGTACCGCGTTTTTGTTTTCAACAGAACAAAGGAAAAGGCGGGAGAACTGCTGAGTGAAGGCGCCACTTGGTGTGACTCTCCCGCTGAGGTCGTCCGCCAAGCCGACGTTATCTTTACCATTGTCGGTTACCCGGATGACGTAAGAGAGGTGTATTTCGGTCGCGATGGCCTTCTGATTGAGCCCGAGCCCGGCCGCATCTTCGTTGACATGACCACGACCGAACCGACCCTTGCAATAGAGATATACGAAAAGGCGCTTGGGTTCGGCTGCTCTTCTTTGGACTCTCCGGTTTCCGGGGGAGACGTAGGAGCCGTGAAGGGAGAGCTTTCAATAATGGTTGGAGGAGATGAGGAAGTTTTTGATTCGGTGAAACCGCTTCTGGGGCTCCTAGGAAAAAACATCGTGCACCAAGGAAAAGCGGGTTCGGGTCAGCATGCGAAGATGTGCAACCAGATCACCGTAGCTGGGGTAATGATAGGAATCTGCGAGAACTTGGTCTATTGTCAGAAGGCAGGGCTGGACCCCCGTACCATGCTTCGCTCCGTGGGGAGCGGCGCGGCCTCGAGCTGGCTTCTGAACAACCTCGGTCCCAGAATAATGGACAGGGATTTCGACCCGGGCTTTTTCGTTGAACATTTTATAAAAGACATGGAGATTGCTCTCGGGGAATCGCAACGGATGGGGATTGATCTTCCGGGGCTTGCTCTTGTTAAATCCCTTTATGAAAGGGCGAGCGAGCTTGGGCACGGGAGGCTCGGAACGCAGGCGCTTTTACTTGCGCTTAAGGATCTCTGCGGAGATGAAAACCGTAACTGA
- a CDS encoding lysophospholipid acyltransferase family protein produces the protein MKKIRSIVAIILSSLFTAFWGSVGIVMSLLAVRYLIKCSVRPWGKTVLWSCGVRLDVKGTENFPQAPFIVMFNHQSSLDIPVFSAALPFEWRAVMKNEVASIPFIGWVCSLSGQYFVARDGSVGDTNRVREIVRKIRNGPSVIIAPEGTRSEDGELLPFKQGGFFMASLSRVPVVPMIIWGGKDIRKKGSYELNTDRDIVVRILPPIDTASFPKGKEGGEKLEGVVREEMLREIEKIRSNR, from the coding sequence ATGAAGAAAATAAGAAGCATTGTGGCGATAATTCTTTCGTCTCTGTTTACGGCATTCTGGGGCAGCGTGGGAATCGTGATGTCACTTCTTGCCGTAAGGTATCTTATAAAGTGCTCCGTTCGGCCTTGGGGAAAAACAGTTCTTTGGTCCTGCGGAGTGCGGCTTGACGTAAAAGGAACTGAAAACTTCCCGCAAGCTCCTTTCATAGTGATGTTCAACCACCAGAGTTCCCTAGACATACCTGTTTTCTCCGCGGCACTGCCTTTCGAATGGAGGGCGGTCATGAAGAATGAAGTCGCCTCGATTCCTTTTATCGGCTGGGTGTGCTCACTTAGCGGACAATATTTCGTTGCGAGGGACGGTTCGGTTGGAGATACGAACAGAGTCCGGGAAATCGTAAGGAAAATAAGAAATGGGCCTTCAGTGATTATTGCCCCAGAGGGCACAAGAAGCGAGGATGGAGAACTTCTTCCCTTTAAGCAGGGCGGTTTTTTTATGGCTTCGCTTTCAAGGGTGCCGGTTGTGCCGATGATCATATGGGGAGGCAAGGATATAAGGAAAAAGGGTTCCTACGAACTTAATACCGACAGGGATATTGTAGTCAGAATCCTTCCTCCTATAGATACCGCAAGCTTTCCAAAGGGAAAAGAGGGTGGCGAAAAGCTTGAAGGTGTAGTCCGGGAAGAGATGCTTCGCGAGATTGAAAAAATCCGTAGCAATCGTTAA
- the rpsB gene encoding 30S ribosomal protein S2, with protein MTEEAVASEKLSMKSLLEAGVHFGHQKSHWNPKMKSFIFGARNGIHIIDLQQTVTLFNRAYTFVKNTVADGGTVLLVGTKKQARGIIEEESIRCNMPYINTRWLGGTLTNFNTIRSRVDYLLELKKLEEDGQMEMLPKREAKNLRREIVKLEGLLGGIVTMRRAPDAIFVVDTKKEHIAIKEARNLSIPVIAIVDTNCDPANADYPIPSNDDAIRAIKLFTSKIADACIEGTHIYQEKLVSGEVEQVKEDSLEGVVVERKVFVFKEAESDESEESFVSVAISESSQSEDARAQKEISENTEDKKED; from the coding sequence ATGACAGAAGAAGCCGTAGCTAGCGAAAAACTCAGCATGAAAAGCCTGCTTGAAGCGGGGGTACATTTCGGACACCAGAAAAGCCACTGGAACCCGAAAATGAAATCCTTTATCTTCGGAGCAAGGAACGGCATTCACATAATCGATCTTCAGCAGACCGTCACGCTTTTTAACAGGGCGTACACTTTCGTGAAAAACACAGTGGCGGACGGAGGAACCGTTTTGCTGGTGGGGACCAAGAAACAGGCCCGGGGAATAATCGAGGAAGAATCGATCCGATGCAACATGCCCTACATAAACACGCGTTGGCTGGGCGGAACCCTTACCAATTTCAACACGATACGTTCGAGGGTTGATTACCTGCTGGAACTGAAGAAACTTGAGGAAGACGGGCAGATGGAAATGCTTCCGAAAAGGGAAGCGAAAAACCTTAGAAGGGAGATAGTAAAGCTCGAAGGGCTTCTGGGTGGAATAGTAACCATGAGGCGCGCTCCCGACGCTATTTTCGTCGTAGATACAAAAAAAGAGCATATAGCCATAAAAGAAGCGAGAAACCTCTCGATACCGGTTATAGCAATCGTGGACACGAACTGCGATCCCGCAAATGCGGATTATCCGATTCCGAGTAATGACGACGCCATAAGGGCGATAAAGCTGTTCACCTCAAAAATAGCCGACGCCTGCATTGAGGGAACTCACATATACCAGGAGAAACTGGTGAGCGGAGAGGTTGAACAGGTAAAAGAAGACAGCCTTGAGGGCGTAGTGGTAGAAAGGAAGGTATTTGTTTTCAAAGAAGCTGAGTCCGATGAAAGTGAGGAAAGCTTTGTTTCCGTAGCGATCTCCGAATCTTCGCAAAGTGAAGACGCTCGGGCACAGAAAGAGATATCGGAGAATACAGAAGATAAAAAAGAGGATTAA
- the rsmI gene encoding 16S rRNA (cytidine(1402)-2'-O)-methyltransferase, with protein sequence MFGKLFVVSTPIGNLEDITLRAVTVLKDCDVIACEDTRNTKKLLTRYGIETPLTSYHEHNEVEKSPKLLERLKDGKDVALVSDAGTPSVSDPGWRLVNLSIENNIEVVPIPGPSAVLSALVVSGLPTDSFLFLGFFPKTIGKKKELLKEVKSYPYTMVFYESARRLSRTLSLMLEILGDRNICIAREMTKLYEEVIRGSVSEVTSTLSKKESIKGEVTIVLEGSRGEDKEISTEEVQRTLRTMKENGTALSDAVRTICESSGTSRNSVYRIALEIWEE encoded by the coding sequence ATGTTTGGAAAGCTCTTCGTAGTCTCTACCCCGATAGGAAATCTTGAAGACATAACTTTGCGGGCTGTAACCGTTCTTAAGGATTGCGACGTTATAGCGTGCGAGGATACGAGAAACACAAAAAAACTCCTTACCCGGTACGGGATCGAAACCCCTCTCACGAGTTATCATGAACATAATGAAGTTGAAAAATCGCCCAAGCTGCTTGAAAGACTCAAAGACGGCAAAGATGTGGCACTGGTTTCTGATGCCGGAACTCCTTCAGTTTCCGACCCCGGGTGGAGGCTTGTAAATCTCTCAATTGAAAACAATATAGAAGTAGTACCCATACCCGGTCCTTCGGCTGTCCTCTCCGCGCTTGTTGTTTCGGGGCTTCCCACAGACAGTTTTCTTTTTCTCGGTTTTTTTCCGAAGACCATAGGCAAGAAGAAAGAGCTTCTAAAGGAGGTAAAATCCTACCCATACACCATGGTTTTTTACGAGTCCGCCAGAAGACTTTCACGCACCTTGAGTCTTATGCTGGAAATTCTCGGCGACAGGAATATCTGCATTGCCAGAGAAATGACAAAACTTTACGAAGAGGTAATACGGGGATCAGTTTCGGAGGTGACATCGACTCTTTCAAAGAAAGAATCGATTAAGGGGGAAGTGACAATTGTTTTAGAGGGTAGCCGGGGAGAGGATAAGGAAATCTCAACGGAAGAAGTGCAAAGGACGCTTCGCACAATGAAAGAGAACGGGACCGCTCTCAGTGATGCAGTACGCACGATCTGCGAATCCTCTGGGACGTCAAGGAACAGCGTATACAGGATCGCCCTCGAAATCTGGGAAGAATAG